The proteins below come from a single Streptomyces sp. B3I8 genomic window:
- the bldC gene encoding developmental transcriptional regulator BldC, whose protein sequence is MTARTPDAEPLLTPAEVATMFRVDPKTVTRWAKAGKLTSIRTLGGHRRYREAEVRALLAGIPQQRSEA, encoded by the coding sequence ATGACCGCTCGCACCCCTGATGCCGAGCCGCTGCTGACCCCGGCTGAGGTCGCCACGATGTTCCGCGTCGACCCGAAGACGGTCACGCGGTGGGCGAAGGCCGGCAAGCTCACGTCGATCCGCACGCTCGGCGGGCATCGCCGTTACCGCGAGGCCGAGGTCCGCGCGCTGCTCGCGGGTATTCCGCAGCAGCGCAGCGAGGCCTGA
- a CDS encoding ABC transporter permease has translation MSISGEPEPGHEPPHGAHGRPRTGAERLAAFRESPFLPATVLLLILAAAAGLFAGSYTYAMANPTPRTVPTAVVGAYDSAQGRRFIAGMEKALNASLKLHAYEDRSAAVEAVEDQKVFAVLDVPSAGRTLTLDVSGASGATVAQVLEDAGEQVGKAAGTNVTVKDLKPLQKGDPRGLAIFYISLAAVIIGFVGAIQLSVHARALDPAERIAFTAAYALLGGFVIAAVVDWLLSALHLPFVESWLILALTMFTSGMVFTMFNTLFGRWAMLPTWGLMVLLGNPSSGGAVSWPLLPSPLGVIGRWLPPGASVNAQHTAVYFPGHQHAFPFLVLAGWALVSCTVFWVWRHRHPGGRSVGPAHAAP, from the coding sequence ATGTCAATCTCCGGGGAGCCCGAGCCCGGTCATGAGCCGCCGCACGGTGCCCATGGCCGGCCGCGTACGGGCGCGGAACGCCTGGCCGCGTTCCGGGAGTCCCCGTTCCTGCCCGCCACCGTGCTGCTGCTGATCCTCGCGGCGGCGGCCGGACTCTTCGCCGGCTCCTACACGTACGCCATGGCCAACCCCACCCCGCGCACGGTGCCCACGGCTGTCGTCGGGGCGTACGACAGCGCGCAGGGGCGGCGGTTCATCGCCGGGATGGAGAAGGCGCTCAACGCCTCGCTGAAGCTGCACGCGTACGAGGACCGGAGCGCGGCGGTCGAGGCGGTCGAGGACCAGAAGGTCTTCGCGGTGCTCGACGTGCCGTCCGCTGGGCGAACGCTCACCCTGGACGTCTCCGGGGCCTCCGGGGCAACGGTCGCCCAGGTACTGGAGGACGCGGGGGAACAGGTGGGCAAGGCCGCCGGGACGAACGTCACCGTCAAGGATCTCAAGCCGCTGCAGAAGGGGGACCCGCGTGGGCTGGCGATCTTCTACATCTCCCTCGCCGCCGTCATCATCGGCTTCGTCGGCGCGATCCAGCTCAGCGTGCACGCCAGAGCACTCGATCCGGCCGAGCGCATCGCGTTCACCGCGGCCTATGCGCTGCTCGGCGGGTTCGTGATCGCGGCGGTGGTCGACTGGCTGCTGAGCGCGCTGCACCTGCCGTTCGTGGAGTCGTGGCTGATCCTCGCGCTGACGATGTTCACGTCCGGCATGGTCTTCACGATGTTCAACACCCTGTTCGGCCGCTGGGCGATGCTGCCGACCTGGGGGCTGATGGTGCTGCTCGGCAATCCGTCGTCGGGCGGCGCGGTCTCCTGGCCGCTGCTGCCGTCCCCGCTCGGCGTGATCGGCCGGTGGCTCCCGCCGGGCGCGTCGGTCAACGCCCAGCACACGGCGGTCTACTTCCCCGGCCACCAGCACGCGTTCCCGTTCCTGGTCCTGGCGGGCTGGGCGCTCGTGTCCTGCACGGTCTTCTGGGTCTGGCGCCACCGCCACCCGGGTGGCCGTTCCGTCGGCCCGGCGCACGCCGCCCCGTGA
- the hrpA gene encoding ATP-dependent RNA helicase HrpA: MSTHPAPALGALAPRLTELSLRDAHRLGRRLEGARKIRKPEARAAVLAEIEAEVEQAEARIGARRARVPVVTYPAQLPVSQKKDEIAEAIRDHQVVIVAGETGSGKTTQIPKICMELGRGVRGMIGHTQPRRIAARTVAERVAEELDTPLGETVGWKVRFTDQVNPEATFVKLMTDGILLAEIQTDRELRAYDTIIIDEAHERSLNIDFLLGYLAQLLPKRPDLKVVITSATIDPERFSRHFGDAPIVEVSGRTYPVEVRYRPLLEEDSEDADRDQITAITDAVEELMAEGPGDILVFLSGEREIRDTADALDKKKYRSTEVLPLYARLSHAEQHRVFQRPGAGTVRRIVLATNVAETSLTVPGIKYVIDPGFARISRYSHRTKVQRLPIEPVSQASANQRKGRCGRTSDGICVRLYSEDDFLTRPEFTDAEILRTNLASVILQMTAAGLGDIEKFPFIDPPDHRNIRDGVQLLQELGALDPAQQDARKRLTETGRKLAQLPVDPRLARMVLEADRNGCAREVMVIAAALSIQDPRERPSDKQTQADQQHARFRDETSDFLAFLNLWRYVREQQRERGSSSFRRMCKQEFLNFLRIREWQDIYTQLRTVAKQMGIHLNEEDAPGDRIHVSLLAGLLSHIGMKDVKESKTAEGSAGTSGPGGVRRGGGRNEYVGARNAKFAIFPGSALFKKPPRFVMSAELVETSRLWARVNAKIEPEWVEPLAGHLLKRTYSEPHWEKDQAAVVAYEKVTLYGVPIVAQRKINYGRVDAEVSRELFIRNALVEGDWRTHHKFFADNRKLLGEVEELEHRARRRDIVVDDETLFDFYEQRIPEHVVSGAHFDSWWKHKRHEQPDFLDFEREMLIRESAQAVTKADYPDSWRQGPLTFRVTYQFEPGADADGVTVHIPLQVLNQVTDEGFDWQIPGLREEVVTELIRSLPKPIRRNYVPAPSYAGKFLERAVPLQEPLTTTMARELKRMVGVPFEPDDFDWGRVPDHLRITFRIVDERRRKLAEDKDLEALKVRLRPKARKALSQAAAATAERQGGESVERSGLTDWTFGTLSRVFETRRAGQPVKAYPALVDDGPAANTVSVRLFDTEAEQTEAMWKGTRRLILRNIPVNPAKFASDKLTNAQKLALSANPHGSVQALFEDCATAAADRLIADFGGPAWDEESYRKLYDKVRAEIVDTTVRTVGQVQQVLAAWQACERRLKAVRSPALLPNLTDVRAQLDALVKPGFVTEAGLRRLPDLMRYLIAADRRLQQMPTNVQRDTTRMEKVHEMRDEYAWLREQLPAGRPVPAAVREIRWMIEELRVSYFAHALGTAYPVSDKRIVKAIDAAAP, translated from the coding sequence ATGTCCACGCACCCCGCCCCCGCCCTCGGCGCCCTCGCCCCCCGCCTGACCGAGCTGTCGCTGCGCGACGCGCACCGGCTCGGGCGCAGGCTCGAAGGCGCCCGCAAGATCCGCAAACCGGAGGCCCGCGCCGCCGTCCTCGCCGAGATCGAGGCCGAGGTCGAACAGGCCGAGGCACGGATCGGGGCGCGGCGTGCCCGCGTCCCGGTGGTGACGTATCCCGCGCAACTGCCGGTCAGCCAGAAGAAGGACGAGATCGCCGAGGCCATACGCGACCACCAGGTCGTGATCGTGGCCGGTGAGACCGGTTCCGGGAAGACCACGCAGATCCCCAAGATCTGCATGGAGCTCGGTCGCGGCGTCCGCGGCATGATCGGGCACACCCAGCCCCGCCGGATCGCCGCCCGTACGGTCGCCGAGCGCGTCGCCGAGGAGCTGGACACCCCTCTCGGCGAGACCGTCGGCTGGAAGGTGCGGTTCACCGACCAGGTCAACCCGGAGGCCACCTTCGTCAAGCTGATGACGGACGGCATCCTGCTCGCCGAGATCCAGACCGACCGCGAGCTGCGCGCCTACGACACGATCATCATCGACGAGGCGCACGAGCGGTCCCTGAACATCGACTTCCTGCTCGGCTACCTCGCCCAGCTCCTGCCGAAGCGTCCCGACCTCAAGGTCGTCATCACCTCCGCGACGATCGATCCCGAGCGTTTCTCCCGGCACTTCGGCGACGCGCCGATCGTCGAGGTCAGCGGCCGTACGTACCCGGTGGAGGTGCGCTACCGCCCGCTCCTGGAGGAGGACTCGGAGGACGCCGACCGGGACCAGATCACCGCGATCACCGACGCCGTCGAGGAACTGATGGCGGAGGGCCCCGGCGACATCCTCGTCTTCCTCTCCGGCGAACGGGAGATCCGCGACACCGCCGACGCGCTGGACAAGAAGAAGTACCGGTCCACGGAGGTGCTGCCGCTGTACGCGCGGCTGTCGCACGCCGAGCAGCACCGCGTCTTCCAGCGACCCGGTGCGGGAACAGTGCGCCGGATCGTCCTCGCCACCAACGTGGCCGAGACCTCCCTGACCGTTCCCGGCATCAAGTACGTCATCGACCCCGGCTTCGCCCGCATCAGCCGCTACAGCCACCGCACCAAGGTGCAGCGCCTGCCCATCGAGCCGGTCTCGCAGGCAAGCGCCAACCAGCGCAAGGGCCGCTGCGGCCGTACGTCGGACGGCATCTGCGTCCGGCTGTACTCCGAGGACGACTTCCTCACCCGTCCGGAGTTCACGGACGCGGAGATCCTGCGCACCAACCTCGCCTCCGTCATCCTGCAGATGACCGCGGCCGGCCTCGGCGACATTGAGAAGTTCCCCTTCATCGACCCGCCGGACCACCGCAACATCCGCGACGGCGTCCAGCTCCTCCAGGAGCTCGGCGCGCTCGACCCGGCGCAGCAGGACGCCCGCAAGCGGCTCACCGAGACCGGCCGCAAGCTCGCCCAGCTCCCCGTCGACCCGCGCCTCGCCCGGATGGTGCTGGAGGCGGACCGCAACGGCTGCGCGCGCGAGGTCATGGTGATCGCCGCCGCGCTGTCCATCCAGGACCCCCGTGAGCGCCCCTCCGACAAGCAGACGCAGGCGGACCAGCAGCACGCCCGCTTCCGCGACGAGACCAGCGACTTCCTGGCCTTCCTCAACCTGTGGCGCTACGTCCGCGAGCAGCAGCGGGAGCGCGGCTCGTCGTCGTTCCGGCGGATGTGCAAGCAGGAGTTCCTCAACTTCCTGCGCATTCGCGAATGGCAGGACATCTACACCCAGCTCCGCACGGTCGCCAAGCAGATGGGGATCCACCTCAACGAGGAGGACGCCCCGGGCGACCGCATCCACGTCTCACTGCTCGCCGGTCTGCTCTCCCACATCGGCATGAAGGACGTGAAGGAGTCCAAGACCGCCGAGGGGTCGGCCGGTACCTCCGGCCCGGGCGGCGTTCGCAGGGGCGGGGGCCGCAACGAGTACGTGGGCGCCCGTAACGCCAAGTTCGCGATCTTCCCCGGCTCGGCGCTGTTCAAGAAGCCGCCACGGTTCGTGATGTCGGCGGAGCTGGTGGAGACCTCACGGCTGTGGGCCCGGGTCAACGCGAAGATCGAGCCCGAGTGGGTGGAACCGCTCGCCGGACACCTCCTCAAGCGCACGTACAGCGAGCCGCACTGGGAGAAGGACCAGGCCGCGGTGGTGGCGTACGAGAAGGTCACGCTGTACGGGGTCCCGATCGTCGCCCAGCGGAAGATCAACTACGGGCGGGTCGACGCCGAGGTCAGCCGCGAACTGTTCATCCGCAACGCCCTGGTGGAGGGCGACTGGCGCACGCACCACAAGTTCTTCGCCGACAACCGCAAGCTGCTCGGCGAGGTCGAGGAGCTGGAGCACCGGGCGCGGCGCCGGGACATCGTCGTCGACGACGAGACGCTGTTCGACTTCTACGAACAGCGGATCCCCGAACACGTCGTCTCCGGCGCCCACTTCGACTCCTGGTGGAAGCACAAGCGGCACGAGCAGCCCGACTTCCTCGACTTCGAGCGGGAGATGCTCATCCGGGAGTCGGCGCAGGCGGTCACCAAGGCCGACTATCCCGACTCCTGGCGCCAGGGCCCGCTCACGTTCCGGGTGACGTACCAGTTCGAGCCGGGCGCGGACGCGGACGGCGTGACCGTCCACATCCCGCTCCAGGTGCTCAACCAGGTCACCGACGAGGGGTTCGACTGGCAGATCCCGGGCCTGCGCGAGGAGGTCGTCACGGAGCTGATCCGCTCCCTGCCGAAGCCGATCCGCCGCAACTACGTGCCGGCGCCGAGCTACGCAGGGAAGTTCCTGGAACGTGCGGTGCCGCTGCAGGAGCCGCTGACGACGACGATGGCGCGCGAGCTGAAGCGCATGGTCGGCGTGCCCTTCGAGCCGGACGACTTCGACTGGGGCCGGGTCCCCGACCATCTGCGGATCACCTTCCGGATCGTCGACGAGCGACGCCGCAAGCTGGCCGAGGACAAGGACCTGGAAGCGCTGAAGGTGCGGCTGCGGCCGAAGGCGCGCAAGGCGCTCTCGCAGGCCGCGGCGGCGACCGCCGAGCGGCAGGGCGGGGAGTCGGTGGAACGCTCCGGGCTGACGGACTGGACGTTCGGCACGCTCAGCCGCGTCTTCGAGACCCGGCGGGCCGGTCAGCCGGTGAAGGCGTACCCGGCACTCGTCGACGACGGACCGGCGGCGAACACCGTGTCGGTACGCCTCTTCGACACCGAGGCCGAGCAGACCGAGGCGATGTGGAAGGGCACGCGGCGGCTGATCCTGCGCAACATCCCGGTCAACCCGGCCAAGTTCGCGTCCGACAAGCTGACGAACGCGCAGAAGCTCGCGCTGTCCGCCAATCCGCACGGCTCGGTCCAGGCACTGTTCGAGGACTGCGCGACGGCGGCGGCCGACCGGCTGATCGCCGACTTCGGCGGACCGGCGTGGGACGAGGAGTCGTACCGCAAGCTCTACGACAAGGTGCGCGCCGAGATCGTCGACACGACCGTACGGACGGTGGGCCAGGTGCAGCAGGTGCTGGCCGCCTGGCAGGCCTGCGAGCGGCGCCTGAAGGCCGTACGCAGCCCCGCGCTGCTGCCGAACCTGACGGACGTACGGGCGCAGCTCGACGCCCTTGTGAAGCCCGGTTTCGTGACCGAGGCGGGGCTGCGGCGACTGCCGGACCTGATGCGGTACCTGATCGCGGCGGACCGGCGGCTGCAGCAGATGCCGACGAACGTCCAGCGCGACACGACCCGCATGGAGAAGGTCCACGAGATGCGGGACGAGTACGCGTGGCTTCGGGAGCAGTTGCCCGCGGGGCGGCCGGTGCCGGCGGCGGTGCGGGAGATCCGGTGGATGATCGAGGAGCTGCGGGTCAGCTACTTCGCGCACGCGCTGGGGACGGCGTATCCCGTGTCGGACAAGCGCATCGTGAAGGCGATCGACGCCGCGGCGCCGTGA
- a CDS encoding DUF6274 family protein has protein sequence MTAAASPHATRALLRAHLSAAVGYRHLTRHCPICRQLLRLAMEPTGPAGGDEHSVEPPVAAPPAEELRAAAPAPTA, from the coding sequence ATGACCGCTGCGGCCTCTCCGCACGCGACCCGCGCACTGCTGCGCGCCCATCTGTCGGCCGCCGTCGGCTACCGCCATCTCACCCGGCACTGTCCGATCTGCCGTCAGCTCCTGAGACTGGCCATGGAGCCGACGGGACCGGCCGGCGGGGACGAGCACTCCGTCGAGCCACCCGTGGCGGCGCCCCCGGCCGAGGAGCTCCGGGCGGCCGCACCGGCCCCCACCGCCTGA
- a CDS encoding metallopeptidase family protein, with the protein MLQMTREEFEELVSEALDRIPPELTRVMDNVAVFVEDEPSADDPELLGLYEGTPLTERGEWYAGVLPDRISVYMGPTLRHCASPEEVVHEVSVTVVHEVAHHFGIEDTRLHELGWG; encoded by the coding sequence GTGCTGCAGATGACGCGCGAGGAATTCGAAGAGCTCGTGAGCGAGGCCCTGGACCGGATCCCGCCGGAACTGACGCGGGTCATGGACAACGTGGCCGTCTTCGTCGAGGACGAGCCGTCCGCCGACGACCCCGAACTGCTGGGCCTCTACGAGGGAACACCGCTCACCGAGCGCGGCGAGTGGTACGCCGGGGTGCTCCCCGACCGCATCAGCGTCTACATGGGCCCCACGCTGCGCCACTGCGCGTCGCCGGAGGAGGTCGTGCACGAGGTCTCCGTGACGGTCGTGCACGAGGTCGCCCACCACTTCGGCATCGAGGACACCCGGCTGCACGAACTGGGCTGGGGCTGA
- a CDS encoding metallophosphoesterase, producing MARRVPAAVLHALAPLRRATHRDRTPARETPLLETSAPRPNPWLQSLTLAAVVLLGAWLGLLVVGNVRAPVGPMNTTMALRPSLTGGTKINVSPLGALELDTHKAPVRLDVNVDQLDETRAQALVDHPERLSDLQDEVARDVADDTLNLAVRSCVAVVSGATALGLVVYRRPRRALASGGLALALLVACGTSAFATWNPKAVLEPRFSGLLSSAPSLVGSARSIVTEFDVYQKELARLVTNVTKLYDVTSTLPAYQPDPSTIRVLHVSDIHLNPASWKIVASLVEQYDIDVIVDSGDTMDHGTAAENGFLDPVAGLGAPYVWVRGNHDSSTTQKYLGKMKNVRVLDDGRAVTVAGLRFAGIGDPQYTPDRTAERGDRAEELAGARLASSLRDQQNAGTPVDVAIVHEPSAARETDGEVPLVLSGHLHHEGTEVMEYGTRLRIEGSTGGSGLRAVEGKYPDPIEASVLYFDRDSRRLQAWDEIKLGGLGRTTAEVARHLVDENKPGATPSPTLSSTTPSSGSPTPSNPTRRSPSPSP from the coding sequence ATGGCCCGCCGCGTCCCCGCCGCAGTCCTGCACGCACTCGCCCCGCTCCGAAGGGCCACGCACCGCGACCGCACACCCGCGCGCGAAACACCCCTGCTCGAAACATCCGCGCCCCGCCCCAACCCCTGGCTCCAGTCCCTCACTCTCGCCGCCGTCGTCCTCCTCGGCGCCTGGCTCGGCCTGCTCGTCGTCGGCAACGTGCGCGCCCCCGTGGGCCCCATGAACACCACGATGGCGCTGCGCCCCTCCCTCACCGGCGGCACGAAGATCAACGTCTCGCCGCTCGGCGCGCTGGAGCTGGACACCCACAAGGCCCCCGTCCGCCTGGACGTGAACGTCGACCAGTTGGACGAGACCCGCGCCCAGGCCCTCGTGGACCATCCCGAACGGCTCTCCGACCTCCAGGACGAGGTCGCGCGGGACGTCGCCGACGACACGCTGAACCTCGCCGTCCGCTCCTGCGTGGCCGTCGTCTCCGGCGCCACCGCGCTCGGCCTCGTCGTCTACCGCCGCCCGCGCCGCGCCCTCGCGTCCGGCGGCCTCGCCCTCGCGCTCCTCGTCGCCTGCGGCACCAGCGCGTTCGCGACGTGGAACCCCAAGGCGGTGCTGGAGCCGAGGTTCTCCGGCCTGCTCTCCTCCGCCCCGTCCCTGGTCGGCAGCGCCCGCAGCATCGTCACGGAGTTCGACGTCTACCAGAAGGAGCTGGCCCGCCTGGTGACGAACGTGACGAAGCTGTACGACGTCACGTCCACGCTCCCCGCGTACCAGCCGGACCCCAGCACGATCCGGGTACTGCACGTCTCGGACATCCACCTCAACCCGGCGAGCTGGAAGATCGTCGCCTCGCTGGTGGAGCAGTACGACATCGATGTGATCGTCGACTCCGGCGACACGATGGACCACGGCACGGCGGCGGAGAACGGCTTCCTGGACCCGGTGGCGGGCCTGGGCGCGCCGTACGTGTGGGTGCGGGGCAACCACGACTCGTCGACCACCCAGAAGTACCTGGGGAAGATGAAGAACGTGCGCGTCCTGGACGACGGCCGGGCGGTCACCGTCGCGGGGCTGCGGTTCGCGGGGATCGGCGACCCGCAGTACACCCCCGACCGCACGGCCGAGCGCGGCGACCGGGCGGAGGAGCTGGCGGGCGCCCGCCTCGCCTCGTCCCTGCGCGACCAGCAAAACGCCGGCACACCCGTGGACGTGGCGATCGTGCACGAGCCGTCGGCGGCACGGGAGACGGACGGGGAGGTACCGCTGGTCCTCTCGGGCCATCTGCACCACGAGGGCACGGAGGTCATGGAGTACGGCACACGACTGCGCATCGAGGGCTCGACGGGCGGCAGCGGGCTGCGCGCGGTCGAGGGGAAGTACCCGGACCCGATCGAGGCGTCGGTCCTCTACTTCGACCGGGACAGCCGGCGGCTCCAGGCGTGGGACGAGATCAAGCTGGGCGGCCTGGGCCGGACGACCGCGGAGGTCGCCCGCCACCTCGTGGACGAGAACAAGCCCGGCGCCACCCCGTCCCCGACGCTGTCCTCGACTACGCCGTCCTCCGGCTCTCCCACCCCGTCGAACCCCACCCGCCGCTCCCCGAGCCCCTCCCCGTAA
- a CDS encoding Glu/Leu/Phe/Val dehydrogenase dimerization domain-containing protein encodes MTDVPHGVLHTLFQSDQGGHEQVVLCQDRASGLKAVIALHSTALGPALGGTRFYPYASEEEAVADALNLARGMSYKNAMAGLDHGGGKAVIIGDPERIKTEELLLAYGRAVASLGGRYVTACDVGTYVADMDVVARECRWTTGRSPENGGAGDSSVLTAFGVYQGMRAGAQHLWGDPTLRDRTVGIAGVGKVGHHLVEHLVREGARVVVTDVREDAVHRVTEGRPQVTAVADTEALITTEGLDIYAPCALGGALNDVTVPVLTAELVCGAANNQLAHPGVEKDLADRGILYAPDYVVNAGGVIQVADELHGFDFERCRAKAAKIFDTTLDIFARAKADGVPPAAAADRIAEQRMAEAGAAR; translated from the coding sequence GTGACCGACGTACCCCACGGCGTCCTGCACACCCTGTTCCAGTCGGACCAGGGCGGTCATGAGCAGGTCGTGCTCTGCCAGGACCGGGCCAGCGGCCTGAAGGCCGTCATCGCCCTCCACTCCACCGCCCTGGGCCCCGCCCTGGGCGGTACGCGTTTCTACCCCTACGCCTCCGAGGAGGAGGCCGTCGCCGACGCCCTCAACCTCGCGCGCGGGATGTCGTACAAGAACGCCATGGCCGGACTCGACCACGGTGGCGGCAAGGCCGTGATCATCGGTGACCCCGAGCGGATCAAGACCGAGGAACTGCTGCTCGCCTACGGGCGGGCCGTGGCCTCGCTGGGCGGGCGGTACGTGACCGCCTGCGACGTCGGCACGTACGTCGCCGACATGGACGTCGTCGCCCGTGAGTGCCGCTGGACCACGGGGCGCTCCCCGGAGAACGGCGGCGCCGGCGACTCCTCCGTGCTCACCGCCTTCGGCGTCTACCAGGGCATGCGGGCCGGGGCCCAGCACCTGTGGGGCGATCCGACGCTGCGCGACCGCACGGTGGGCATCGCGGGCGTCGGCAAGGTCGGGCACCACCTGGTGGAGCACCTGGTGCGGGAGGGCGCGCGGGTGGTGGTCACCGATGTGCGTGAGGACGCCGTGCACCGGGTCACCGAAGGCCGCCCCCAGGTCACCGCCGTCGCCGACACCGAGGCGCTGATCACCACCGAGGGGCTCGACATCTACGCCCCGTGCGCGCTCGGCGGGGCCCTGAACGACGTCACCGTGCCGGTGCTGACGGCGGAACTGGTGTGCGGGGCGGCCAACAACCAGCTCGCGCACCCGGGCGTGGAGAAGGACCTCGCCGACCGCGGGATCCTCTACGCGCCGGACTACGTGGTGAACGCGGGCGGTGTCATCCAGGTCGCCGACGAGTTGCACGGCTTCGACTTCGAGCGGTGCCGGGCGAAGGCCGCGAAGATCTTCGACACCACGCTCGACATCTTCGCACGTGCGAAGGCGGACGGGGTTCCGCCGGCCGCCGCGGCCGACCGGATCGCCGAGCAGCGGATGGCGGAAGCCGGCGCCGCACGCTGA
- a CDS encoding DEAD/DEAH box helicase, translating to MSVASTDHVVLPEGPEAVAGTEGAAETDAPQLTFTDLGLPEGIVRKLTQNGVTAPFPIQAATIPDALAGKDILGRGRTGSGKTLSFGLPTLATLAGGRTEKHKPRAIIMTPTRELAMQVADALQPYGDVLGLKMKVVCGGTSMGNQIYALERGVDVLVATPGRLRDLINRGACSLENVQIAVLDEADQMSDLGFLPEVTELLDQVPAGGQRMLFSATMENEIKTLVDRYLNDPATHEVDAAQGAVTTMSHHILIVKPKDKAPVTAAIASRKGRTIIFVRTQLGADRVAEQLRDAGAKADALHGGMTQGARTRTLADFKDGYVNVLVATDVAARGIHVDGIDLVLNVDPAGDHKDYLHRAGRTARAGRTGTVVSLSLPHQRRQIFRLMEDAGVDASRHVIQSAGAFEPEVAEITGARSMTEVQAESAGNAAQQAEREVAYLTKQLERATRRAAELREESDRLVARAARERGEDPEAVLAAARESEAEAVTEDAERPEAAAVSLPEQATTGRERSAERHERRDDRRDDRRDDRGGRSFERRDDRGGFRRDERRDDRGGFRRDDRRDDRRDDRRDDRGGRSFERRDDRGGFRRDERRDDRGGFRRDDRRDDRRDDRGGRSFERRDDRGGFRRDERRDDRGGFRRDDRRDDRGGHRGSDRPFNRDRQSERPGFRAGAHDRPSGRRDDHRGATGSFGRRDDHRGGGSAPSSSPSSYNRRDDKPRWKRGS from the coding sequence ATGTCTGTCGCCAGTACCGACCACGTCGTCCTGCCCGAAGGCCCTGAGGCCGTAGCGGGTACCGAGGGCGCGGCCGAGACCGACGCCCCCCAGCTCACCTTCACCGATCTCGGACTGCCTGAGGGCATCGTCCGCAAGCTCACGCAGAACGGTGTGACCGCCCCGTTCCCGATCCAGGCCGCGACCATCCCGGACGCCCTGGCGGGCAAGGACATCCTCGGCCGGGGCCGCACCGGCTCCGGCAAGACCCTGTCGTTCGGTCTGCCGACCCTGGCCACGCTGGCCGGCGGCCGGACCGAGAAGCACAAGCCGCGCGCCATCATCATGACGCCGACCCGCGAGCTCGCCATGCAGGTCGCCGACGCGCTCCAGCCGTACGGCGACGTCCTCGGCCTGAAGATGAAGGTCGTCTGCGGCGGCACCTCCATGGGCAACCAGATCTACGCCCTGGAGCGCGGTGTCGACGTCCTCGTCGCCACTCCCGGCCGGCTGCGTGACCTCATCAACCGCGGTGCCTGCTCGCTCGAGAACGTGCAGATCGCCGTGCTCGACGAGGCCGACCAGATGTCCGACCTCGGCTTCCTGCCCGAGGTCACCGAGCTGCTCGACCAGGTTCCGGCCGGCGGTCAGCGGATGCTCTTCTCCGCCACCATGGAGAACGAGATCAAGACGCTGGTCGACCGGTACCTGAACGACCCGGCCACCCACGAGGTCGACGCCGCCCAGGGTGCCGTGACGACCATGTCGCACCACATCCTGATCGTGAAGCCCAAGGACAAGGCTCCGGTCACCGCCGCGATCGCCTCCCGCAAGGGCCGCACCATCATCTTCGTGCGCACCCAGCTCGGCGCCGACCGCGTCGCGGAGCAGCTCCGTGACGCCGGTGCCAAGGCGGACGCGCTGCACGGCGGCATGACCCAGGGGGCCCGGACCCGGACGCTGGCCGACTTCAAGGACGGCTACGTCAACGTCCTCGTCGCCACGGACGTCGCCGCGCGCGGCATCCACGTCGACGGCATCGACCTGGTGCTCAACGTCGACCCCGCCGGCGACCACAAGGACTACCTGCACCGGGCCGGCCGCACCGCGCGTGCCGGGCGTACCGGGACCGTGGTCTCGCTCTCCCTGCCGCACCAGCGGCGGCAGATCTTCCGGCTGATGGAGGACGCGGGCGTCGACGCCTCGCGCCACGTCATCCAGAGCGCCGGCGCGTTCGAGCCGGAGGTCGCCGAGATCACCGGTGCCCGGTCGATGACCGAGGTGCAGGCCGAGTCGGCGGGCAACGCCGCGCAGCAGGCCGAGCGTGAGGTCGCCTACCTGACGAAGCAGCTGGAGCGCGCCACGCGCCGCGCCGCCGAGCTGCGCGAGGAGTCGGACCGCCTGGTGGCCCGGGCCGCGCGTGAGCGCGGCGAGGACCCGGAGGCGGTGCTGGCCGCGGCCCGCGAGAGCGAGGCCGAGGCCGTCACCGAGGACGCCGAGCGGCCGGAGGCGGCCGCCGTGTCGCTGCCGGAGCAGGCGACGACCGGCCGGGAGCGGAGCGCCGAGCGTCACGAGCGTCGTGACGACCGTCGGGACGACCGGCGTGATGACCGTGGTGGTCGTTCGTTCGAGCGTCGTGACGACCGTGGTGGGTTCCGTCGTGACGAGCGTCGTGACGACCGTGGCGGTTTCCGCCGTGACGACCGCCGTGACGATCGGCGTGATGACCGGCGTGATGACCGTGGTGGTCGTTCGTTCGAGCGTCGTGACGACCGTGGTGGGTTCCGTCGTGACGAGCGTCGTGACGACCGTGGCGGTTTTCGCCGTGACGACCGTCGGGACGACCGGCGTGATGACCGTGGTGGTCGTTCGTTCGAGCGTCGTGACGACCGTGGTGGGTTCCGCCGTGACGAGCGTCGTGACGACCGTGGCGGCTTCCGCCGTGACGACCGCCGGGACGACCGCGGTGGCCACCGCGGCAGCGACCGCCCGTTCAACCGTGACCGTCAGAGCGAGCGCCCCGGCTTCCGTGCCGGCGCGCACGACCGCCCGTCCGGCCGTCGCGACGACCACCGGGGTGCCACCGGCTCCTTCGGGCGCCGTGACGACCACCGCGGTGGCGGCTCCGCTCCGTCCTCCTCCCCCTCCTCGTACAACCGCCGTGACGACAAGCCTCGCTGGAAGCGCGGCAGCTGA